The nucleotide window GGATGGCTGGTCTATGCCGCCGGCTTCCCGACGACCTTCCTGACCGCCGGGCTGTTCGGTTGTCTCGGCTTCCTGATTTTCTCCTGCTTGCGGTTGGCCCCGCCGACACCTCGTCCGGGAGCGCAAGGACTCCAGCCGGTGCTGGCCGAGATGTGGGAGGGCTTCCAGACCGTCTGGTCCAACAAGCCGGTGCTCATCACCAGCGTTACCGACGGCGCCAAGATGATTGCGAACGGGGCCCTCATGGCCTTCCTCCCGATCTACGGCCTCTCGGTCGGGCTGAATCCCGGCGAAGTCGGCCTCCTGTTCGGCGTCCAAGGGGTCACCTCATTCCTGTCCAAGCCGGTGATGGGCCGAACGTCCGATATGGTCGGACGCCGGCCGCTCATCCTGATCGGGCTGCTGATTTGCGCCGGCACCTTTATATTGATCCCGCACAGCGCTTCGCTGCCGGTCCTCCTGGTCCTCGCCGCTGGGTTCGGCTTCGGGGAGGCGGTCGTCTCCTCCTCGACGATCGCCTTGGTGGCCGACCTCTCCCCCATCAAGACGATGGGAGCCGGGATCGGCATGCAGGGCACGATCAACGATATCGGCCATGCGGCGGGACCGCTACTGGCCGGTTTTCTGATCGCCGGCTTCAGCTACCCGTCAGCCTTCGCCGTGATCGCCGGCCTGCAGCTCGTCGCCGCCGGCTTATTCTGGGTGGTCGTCAAACAGACCAAGTCACACGGGTAGAGGGCCACAAGACCGGCAGCCGATGGTATAATGGCTCCTCCTCAGTGGGCGTTGGTTGCCGCAAGAGGGATCGAAAGGGACTGCATCGTGCAAGCAGAGATGGGCACTGCGGACATTGTCGTCGGGATGTTGGCCGGCCTCGGCATCCTCGTGTTGCTCGTCGTCTTCGCCTACGTGGTCAAAACCGTCTTGCTCAAAAAAGAAGAATAGGGGAGCACGAGTCAACATGTTTACCGGCATCGTCGAAGAAATGGGTGTCGTGAAGATGTTCGAGCCGACGCTGGCCGGGACCAGACTGAGCATTCTCGCTGAAACCATCATGGACGACTTGCCGATAGGGGCGAGCGTGAGCGTGAACGGCGCCTGCTTGACCGTGGTCGCGAAAGGGGACCGCGAGTTCACCGTGGACGTCTCGCCGGAAACCCTGGCGGTCACATCCCTGGGTAAACTGGCGGTCGGGGTCCCGGTGAATCTCGAGCGGGCGATGAAGCTGAACGAACGGATCGGCGGCCATCTGGTGGCGGGTCATGTGGACGGGGTCGGCTGGATCAGGGAGAAACGTCAGGACGGCAACGCCCTCGTCGTGACGATCGAGGCCCCGCCGGAGATCCTGCGTTACTGCGTGCCGAAGGGCTCGGTCACCATCGACGGCATCAGCATGACGCTCAACTCCGTCGCCGTCCACACCTTCAGCATTGCCGTCATCCCGCACACGGCGAAAGTCACGACGCTGGGCCTCAAAAAAGTCGGAGATCCGGTCAATCTCGAATCCGACCTGATCGGCAAATTCGTCGAGCGGCTGCTGCAAGAGCGGGGACTCGCGCCCCAGAAACCGGCCCCGACCATCGACCGGGACTATCTCCAGAAACGCGGGCTGATTTAAACATCGCCGGCA belongs to Nitrospirota bacterium and includes:
- a CDS encoding MFS transporter, encoding MTPARSFLLLCWVGTCCFLSYNLVRMPVLALFAQSLGAGPERIGLVVSASTLTGVLLKLPAGALSDMYGRRLLMRIGVLAFALPPFAYLFVSDLGALTGLRFAHGLATAIFAPAALATVADLYREKRGAAMGWYTASTQAGALFGPVLGGWLVYAAGFPTTFLTAGLFGCLGFLIFSCLRLAPPTPRPGAQGLQPVLAEMWEGFQTVWSNKPVLITSVTDGAKMIANGALMAFLPIYGLSVGLNPGEVGLLFGVQGVTSFLSKPVMGRTSDMVGRRPLILIGLLICAGTFILIPHSASLPVLLVLAAGFGFGEAVVSSSTIALVADLSPIKTMGAGIGMQGTINDIGHAAGPLLAGFLIAGFSYPSAFAVIAGLQLVAAGLFWVVVKQTKSHG
- a CDS encoding riboflavin synthase, giving the protein MFTGIVEEMGVVKMFEPTLAGTRLSILAETIMDDLPIGASVSVNGACLTVVAKGDREFTVDVSPETLAVTSLGKLAVGVPVNLERAMKLNERIGGHLVAGHVDGVGWIREKRQDGNALVVTIEAPPEILRYCVPKGSVTIDGISMTLNSVAVHTFSIAVIPHTAKVTTLGLKKVGDPVNLESDLIGKFVERLLQERGLAPQKPAPTIDRDYLQKRGLI